In Epinephelus moara isolate mb chromosome 20, YSFRI_EMoa_1.0, whole genome shotgun sequence, the genomic stretch TTTTTCAACAGATTGCTCAACAAGACGATTTGTAATTCATCTCAACCGATGCAGCACTGTGCATTCATACAACTATCATTGCTCATGATGTAATCAGTTTAAATTTGAAAGGATCATAAACATATCATGTAACTATATATAGTCCCCCCTTTAAGAATAAAGTCTGATAGACATACGTATAATTGTTATTATCAGTGTGTGATCATAACGTCCTAATAAAATGAGATGTTGATCCATCTCTTACACAACCACAGGTCTTGGAGCCAAAAGGCAACagcttatttacatttataaataCCCTTATTAACATTTATAGTGGTTTTATTAAATAAGACAACCTATGGCCTCCTCATCCACACTCAACTAATCATCCTACATCAACATAATGAGCTATAACATGGACTAAATTGCCTTCATAACTGTATATAGAATATCTCAATGCCAGTGTTACAGTGAAAGAGATGATGCAACTTTGTGTAAGAAAATCCAGCAAATGCTGCAAACACACAATCTCATATAGccacaaaccacaaaaacacaaacctgTACAATATACATtaggcacacatgcacacagtatgtattttgaaagatagAGGTAATATCCTTCCCTGGATATCAGATGCAAACTGGAAGAAAACACCCGAAAGAAGAGGCACAGAGCAGTATTTTACAAAGGTTAAAGGTAAAACAGGTTAGTTATGGCTTAAACATAGAAACATTATTGACTAATTGATTCTAAGACATAACGTATTGAACATTAAAGCAAATAACTACTTAaacaaaagcataaaaaaactctacatagcatagcatagcttAGCATGTACTGTAAGACACAGATAGGAACAGAGGCCTAAGCAGGTGACACTACAAAAGACTCCATACAGATATGAAGGAAGACTTGAGACTCACAGGAAGGACTTGACGTCCAGGCCACGATTCCGCATCTGGTCCATCATGTAATCCCAGCTGCCAGGATTGGCACGTGAGCGCCCTGCTCCAACTCCCCTATTGCGAGAGGCCCCTGCTCCTGCTGTGCTGCCCCGTGCACCCCTGGGACCGCCTCGTGTACCTGCACCCCCACCCTCACCCCTGCCGccacctccctctcctctcccagcACCCCCGCCTCCCCCAGGCTGTCCAGGTGCTGTGTGTAATTGTCCCAAACTCTGGGATGTGGTGGGGGGGTGGCCGAGACCAGGGCCTGGTGGGTGGATGAGAGGCTGCTGAAGGCTCTGCTGGCGCAGCAGCGTCCGAGGCCGGGTGGGGATGTGCTCCAAAGTGGATGCATACGATAAGACTGGATCCCCAAAGCTGGGAGGGCAGAGGAGCAGGGAGGAAAGAGAGCGCGAAGAGGGCCACGGCCGGCAGAGGATAGGATGATGAGGAGGGAGGACGGAGTCAGAGGTCacggaagaggaggaagaagtaGATGTAGGAGAGGAGCCGTGGCAACAGGAGGTGAGTTTGTGAGAAGTGGTGAGGTCAGAGGATGGGATGtagaagagagggaaagaatcATCAGAGATGAGACAAGGTGGCACAGGGCAGTAGGGAGACACAGCGGAAGAAGTCAGGTTGACATCAGGATAGATACAGGAAAGTTcatccaaacaggaagttgatggttgtgagggggaggaggaggagggggaaggaAGAAGAGTGGTATTTGAGGACAAAGTGGagaaggaggcagagggaggagcgTTGGGAGgtggagacaggaggaggaggagagagaaagagagcaacgtgaggcagcagcagtaacagcagTAGCAGAAATAGCAGTAGAAGGTGCAGCCTGAGTGATCGCTGTGTGCCGTGTACCGCTCATAGGGCTGCGTCGGGCAGCAGGGTGCAGACTGTGAGCTCGCCCTGTGCGTCTGCGTCAGATGTGTGTGCACCTTGCGAGTCTGCGCGGTCTGAGCGTGCTGTTTGCGTGAGGGTGTGTTTCGCATGGGCAGTGGTCGGATATGCACCGTCCGCACGGGTGTGGCCCGATTCTGCGCCACGTGACCAAGTCGAGGCGTGTGGGTTGTGGCTTTGCAGGTTCCAGGCCTTCTTGATGAGGGTTTTTTGGTCTGATGAGAGATCCCCATGTCCTCTACTCGTCAGTCAACTTTTTCCATCTCTGATagcctctcttcctgtctctaaGTCTTTTTCGTCTTTTAAATACATGCTGCACCTCTAGAGACATCCCAACAGCCAACCAAGTCCTACAGTACGactccctccctctgtcagcCTCTCATTTTCCACTCCTCCCCtttaaaaatgctgtttaatTGGCTCATTGCCTTTCTTACTGATGTTTCAGCAGCCACATCAACATGTAGGTGTGTGACACATGTTATCTAGATGTCATCACTTACTTACACATACATCATTTCTGTAATTTACTGGCTCTACAGTATCCTCTATcatcttttttatatattttttctactACCCAAATAtatcctcctctctctcagatCGCTGTGTAACCCAGACTACAAGAATTAGGTCATGAGAGAGCTATTCACATCAGTTAGGGTGCAGTTTACTCCGCTCTGCATTACTTCACCTAACATAATTTCGCATAAGGCTTTTAGTGTCCATCATATTTAACTGTCAcaaataaaaggataaaaaggGTAATGGAAGATTTTGCAGAAAGCAAAACAGTTTGTGGGcaaaacagaagcagaggagAATAAAAGGAGTGGCTTTACACAGCgacagaaagatggagagagcgATGGGAGCGATAAGAGCAGAGGGTGACgatggaggagagacagaaaatggggtgcgagacacaaacacaagagaCACAGACACTTATAGCAGCCTGAAAATAGAATCCAATTATAGACAGGGGGCAAAAAGAAAGATGAgaagaggagagatggagggaatgAGGAGTGAGGTAGTGATGAGCGTAAATGTGTTGTGGAGGAAGAAATCACAGGCACGAGGTGCCAAAGGAAGGTGCAAAAAAATCACGAACTGAAAATTAACTGCCTCATTTACAACACGCTGAATATAGACTCTAACTTATGTCATACGTCATGGCTGTGGGATACATGCAGTCAGTGACCAACATGCGTTTCACATTCCTGCCTGAATCTTAATTAAAATGCGGGCTGGCGCGTATGAGGCATTATTTCGGAGTGTGAAAATAAGACTATTTCTGTATTGCATTTTTGTAAGTACACTTGCAGGCTGTGCAGTTCCCCACATAAATAAATCATACCCTCCTGCAGATTCACATACGGGGCTACATTCTGCAGCTGGGCCGACTGTGTCAGCCGAAGGTTTGAGTCAGTGTGATACAGCTCGAGCAACTATTGTTGTCGTGATGACGAGAGCACACATTTCCCCAGTGCTCACACCTTGATCTGTTCCCACACGCTCACCTTGACACCTGAGCTGCTCTTTCCTCCCTGC encodes the following:
- the syt7a gene encoding rabphilin-3A isoform X1, translated to MGISHQTKKPSSRRPGTCKATTHTPRLGHVAQNRATPVRTVHIRPLPMRNTPSRKQHAQTAQTRKVHTHLTQTHRASSQSAPCCPTQPYERYTAHSDHSGCTFYCYFCYCCYCCCLTLLSFSLLLLLSPPPNAPPSASFSTLSSNTTLLPSPSSSSPSQPSTSCLDELSCIYPDVNLTSSAVSPYCPVPPCLISDDSFPLFYIPSSDLTTSHKLTSCCHGSSPTSTSSSSSVTSDSVLPPHHPILCRPWPSSRSLSSLLLCPPSFGDPVLSYASTLEHIPTRPRTLLRQQSLQQPLIHPPGPGLGHPPTTSQSLGQLHTAPGQPGGGGGAGRGEGGGGRGEGGGAGTRGGPRGARGSTAGAGASRNRGVGAGRSRANPGSWDYMMDQMRNRGLDVKSFLEGKMVVLALAIGVAEQDDFANIPDLQETAQAAPPQPPPANQEPPPEKRGNKPANSPKGQPPDADGHSSVTDLANSLTGDMVMLSPGSEDDDGEGPISEKLGRIQFSIGYSFQNTTLTVKVLRGQELPAKDFSGTSDPFVKIYLLPDKKHKLETKVKRKNLNPHWNETFLFEGFPYEKVRERTLYLQVLDYDRFSRNDPIGEVSIPLNKVELGQIKTFWKELKPCSDGSGRRGDLLVSLCYNPTANTITVNIIKARNLKAMDIGGTSDPYVKVWLMHKDKRVEKKKTVTMKRCLNPVFNESFPFDVPAHVLRETTIIITVMDKDRLSRNDVIGKIYLSWKSGPAEVKHWKDMLARPRTNVAQWHALKA